In a single window of the Gossypium hirsutum isolate 1008001.06 chromosome A13, Gossypium_hirsutum_v2.1, whole genome shotgun sequence genome:
- the LOC107895041 gene encoding serotonin N-acetyltransferase 2, chloroplastic, translated as MFSRGIISNFRTPTLPFPTCKFSVSDKDLESRGFFLRRTISDLNLDHLNSVFVAVGFPRRDTEKIKLALEHTQSILWVEHKKSQKPVAFARATGDGVFNAIIWDVVVDPSFQGIGLGKAVMERLVEELLEKGICNIALYSEPRVLGFYRPLGFVADPDGIRGMVYSRKQKKKK; from the coding sequence ATGTTTTCACGTGGCATCATCTCCAACTTCCGAACCCCAACCCTCCCTTTTCCGACATGCAAATTCTCCGTCTCCGACAAGGACCTCGAGTCTCGAGGCTTCTTCCTCCGCCGCACCATCTCCGACCTCAACCTCGACCACCTCAACTCTGTCTTCGTAGCCGTGGGATTCCCTAGGCGTGACACGGAAAAGATCAAGCTGGCACTTGAACACACCCAATCCATACTCTGGGTGGAGCACAAGAAGTCCCAGAAACCAGTGGCCTTTGCTAGAGCTACCGGGGACGGAGTTTTCAATGCTATAATATGGGACGTGGTGGTGGACCCTTCATTCCAAGGTATCGGGCTCGGCAAAGCTGTAATGGAACGGTTGGTTGAGGAACTGTTGGAGAAAGGTATTTGTAACATTGCATTGTACTCGGAGCCTAGGGTGTTGGGGTTTTATAGGCCTCTTGGCTTCGTAGCTGATCCTGACGGAATTAGAGGCATGGTCTACTCTagaaagcaaaaaaagaaaaaataa